The genomic segment CTTCGACTTCGTCGAACCGAATTTCGACGTCCACCACAACGTGTCGCCCAAGACCGACCCCCTCGACGACGAGGTTCAGCGCGAAATCGTCCAGTTCTTCAAGGGCAACTACCGGTTCATGGCCCGCAAGTTCGGCGACGAATTCATGCGCGGCATCTGGCCCTCCTACCGGTTCCTCGACTAGGGCCCGCCAGGCGTCAGGATTTAATACCACGCGCCTTGCGAATGGCGCTCCGCAGCGGCCCCGTCAGCTTCCATGACGTGCTGGCCAGAACCGCATCGCGTTCCTCCTGCGCCGCCTTCAGGTCCCTCTCGGCAATCGCGGCCCGCTCCTCGGCATCCTTGGCGCGCCCGGCCAGGTCCGCCACTTCGTCGATCCGCTCGGCCTCGGCCTGCTCCAGCATCGCGGTCAGCCGGGCCAGCTCGGTCGTCCTGTCCGCCGCCTCGCGGCGCAATTCCGACAGCGCCGCCTTCAACTCGTCGGCCTCGCCAGATCCCGGGCCCGCCCCGGCCTCCGCGGCCGAACCCTCCAACGCCGGCGCGCGATCAATCCGACCGCCGCCCGCCTCCGATCCGTCGATCAACGCCTCGATCCGCCGGTCCAGCTTCGCCTTCTCCTCCGACAGCCGGGCCAGGTCGGCCTCCGCCGCTTCCAACCGCTCCTGCAGGTCACTCTCCCGCTCTTCCCGGTTGCGGCTCTGCCACTCGTATTCATGCGTCGCCCCCAGCCGGCGAAAGACATGGTGAACCTCCGAATACCCGCGCACGCCCGGCTGCAAGGCGGTCAGCCGCTTCAGCTTTTCGTGCCGGCGCGGCCCGTAAAGCACCAGCAAAAGCCCGTCGCCGCCCTCCAAGCTGATCGTCGGATAGGTCGCCACCAGCCTGTCGAGAAACCCGGCCGCGGCACCTTCGGCAAATCGGGTCCGCGTGCCGTGAAACAGCACCACCGCCCGCTCCGAAAGCTTCCTGGGCCAGTCATGGGTCAGCCGATCGATCAGCGCCTCGTCGGCATCCACGTCGACCAGCAGCATGTCGATCGACCCGTCCGGAAAGCGGTTCACCGCCCGGCGCAGGTCCGTCCGCAGGATCTGCGAGAATTCCGAATAGGTGTCCTCGTTATACTGCCTGATCCCCTCCCGATCGGCGTCGTCCTCATCCTCGCCGGTATCGATCGCCACGCAATCCGCCTGCGTCTCGAGCTTGTCGAGCGCCTGGCACGCGGCGAAATACGACACGCCGTCGCCAAGCCCCAGTTTCACCACGAAACCCGGCCGGCAGGTCTCGATCAGCCAGAACAGGAACGGCACATGCGTCAGGAAGCGCGACTCTCTCAGGTAGCGCGCCCGCCAGAACAGCGTGCGAGACGACAGCGGCGCCACGATCTCCGAACCTTGGGGGGGCGCGGCATGTTGGCCGGAAGGGGTAATGTCATCGACCATCTGGAGAACGACCTGCTTTCTTCTTGTTCCGAGGGCCACCCGCGGGCGTTGGCCGCTCACATACTTTACGCCTCACCGGGTTGGCAATGCCAAGCTGCGTCGCACCCCCGGTCGGGATGGCTCAGTCGTCCCCGTCCTCGGCCTTGCGCGGCTCGCCGCCGGCCTCCGGCGCCCCGGTCCCGGCCGCCCGGCCCTCCGCCAGCTCCCGGCGCAGCGCCGCAACCTCCTCGCGCAGCTCCCGCATCTCGCGTTGCAGAACCACAAGCCCCATCATCACGTCTTTCTGTGTCACCGCGTGTCCCTCCCCGCCTGTCCGCTTCCGGCCCGTCAGGCCCAGCCGTTCCGCCGCGAACCGCCCGGTCAGCCGTGCCGTCCGCCGCACCCCGGAATGGCGCAGGTGATACATCCCGAGCGCCCAGACCGAGGTGCCCCGCGCCCGCCCGGGCCTCGCCCCGGCCGTGGTGGCGCGCCCGCGCCCTTCAACCGCCGCCTCGAAGGCGGAAAAATCCTCTGCCTTCAGCGCCTTGAGAAGCGGCGCCGTCCCGAACGGCGCAGCGCTAGCACAGAACCGGGCGATCTCGTCGCTGTCATACTGGCCCACCACCGGCACCAGCCTGTCATAAAGGCCGCGCACCACGTCCCCCTCGGCCCGCGCGCTCACCCAGGCCAGCTGCGTCGCCAGCCACAACAACAGGTCGTCCCGGTGCTCCGCCTCCATCCCCATCTGCCGCAGCAGGTCGCGGATCGTGTCGTGATGCGCAAAGATCTGCGGCAACCGGTGATCGGCGGTCTCCATCGTCTGCCCGGGCCGGGCCACGCGATGCC from the Roseovarius indicus genome contains:
- a CDS encoding class I SAM-dependent methyltransferase, encoding MVDDITPSGQHAAPPQGSEIVAPLSSRTLFWRARYLRESRFLTHVPFLFWLIETCRPGFVVKLGLGDGVSYFAACQALDKLETQADCVAIDTGEDEDDADREGIRQYNEDTYSEFSQILRTDLRRAVNRFPDGSIDMLLVDVDADEALIDRLTHDWPRKLSERAVVLFHGTRTRFAEGAAAGFLDRLVATYPTISLEGGDGLLLVLYGPRRHEKLKRLTALQPGVRGYSEVHHVFRRLGATHEYEWQSRNREERESDLQERLEAAEADLARLSEEKAKLDRRIEALIDGSEAGGGRIDRAPALEGSAAEAGAGPGSGEADELKAALSELRREAADRTTELARLTAMLEQAEAERIDEVADLAGRAKDAEERAAIAERDLKAAQEERDAVLASTSWKLTGPLRSAIRKARGIKS
- a CDS encoding glycosyltransferase family 2 protein is translated as MPKLSIIVTAYNVAAYLGPCLDGIIGQTLEDIEVIVVDDGSTDGTGELVEAYAKADARVRAIRFEENTPGGVGPAANAGLAAATGDFIGFADGDDLYDPRMFGRLYDAAVAHDADLAMCRYHLMDDATGELGEPDEGRYWQPYGETTAVAMDAEQRSALLRFIAVPWRKIYRRDLVERVGLRFPEGDFFFEDNPVHWAAVLGARKVVMVPEYLCRHRVARPGQTMETADHRLPQIFAHHDTIRDLLRQMGMEAEHRDDLLLWLATQLAWVSARAEGDVVRGLYDRLVPVVGQYDSDEIARFCASAAPFGTAPLLKALKAEDFSAFEAAVEGRGRATTAGARPGRARGTSVWALGMYHLRHSGVRRTARLTGRFAAERLGLTGRKRTGGEGHAVTQKDVMMGLVVLQREMRELREEVAALRRELAEGRAAGTGAPEAGGEPRKAEDGDD